The following coding sequences lie in one Treponema sp. OMZ 790 genomic window:
- a CDS encoding DUF58 domain-containing protein: MKTFSLTVSGIIYIVFSILLLIGAVIRGELFAIVCGVSLCLYFLLSLILIIISFFLWKKTDSLIELRNNSIYVFPLGVRKEKKLFPVILPGVIVFYIFEFLSDLTDKKSRKLKFNIKLKRDINRFVFPKRERGRFFCKKEYIEISDLAGFFSIKLLKKEKSLTKIFIDPVLTEVKDFSLPEILNEISEHMINTRRTDELYDTRPYFPGDDTRKINWKLYAHTEELNIRQGDFIPPPRTFLTIYVESPIVNKNIEFYKNKFDEFINLSASAAFYLHRNGISFNICLFDCEKNSYEIFPVYADKSDAEESIKNIFSIPQIKIIKKTDQLKYKIKKNFLIDTENKKTCLLYFFMPVYPSQEIFEEFFAAFTEYKNKCAFYIGLENIINKPKNILNSFLFYTFAEKKEHRLAAGMNANIEALKDELKEGGFCAFSI; encoded by the coding sequence ATGAAAACTTTTAGTCTGACGGTTTCCGGAATTATTTATATAGTTTTTTCAATTTTATTGTTGATTGGAGCCGTTATCCGTGGGGAATTATTTGCGATTGTTTGCGGAGTTAGTTTATGCCTTTATTTTTTACTTTCGCTGATTTTGATTATTATTTCTTTTTTTCTATGGAAAAAAACAGATTCTTTGATAGAATTAAGAAATAATAGTATTTATGTTTTTCCTTTGGGTGTGCGAAAAGAAAAAAAACTGTTTCCTGTTATTTTGCCGGGAGTAATCGTATTTTATATTTTTGAATTTTTATCGGACTTAACCGATAAAAAAAGCCGAAAATTAAAATTTAATATTAAACTGAAGCGGGATATAAACCGTTTTGTTTTTCCTAAAAGAGAACGCGGCCGGTTTTTTTGCAAAAAAGAATATATTGAGATTTCGGATCTTGCCGGGTTTTTTTCGATTAAACTTTTGAAAAAAGAAAAATCATTGACTAAAATTTTTATCGACCCTGTTTTGACTGAAGTAAAAGATTTTTCTCTTCCGGAAATTTTAAATGAAATATCGGAGCACATGATAAATACAAGACGTACTGATGAACTTTATGATACCCGCCCTTATTTCCCCGGAGATGATACAAGAAAAATTAATTGGAAACTGTATGCACACACTGAAGAACTGAATATACGGCAGGGCGATTTTATTCCTCCTCCGAGAACTTTTTTAACAATCTATGTTGAAAGTCCTATTGTAAATAAAAATATTGAATTTTATAAAAATAAATTTGATGAGTTTATTAATTTAAGTGCCTCTGCAGCTTTTTATTTACATCGGAACGGAATAAGTTTTAATATTTGCCTTTTTGATTGCGAAAAAAATTCTTATGAAATTTTTCCTGTATATGCAGATAAATCCGATGCAGAAGAGTCAATAAAAAATATCTTTTCTATTCCCCAAATCAAAATTATAAAAAAAACAGATCAGCTTAAATATAAAATTAAAAAAAACTTTTTGATTGATACAGAAAATAAAAAAACTTGTTTGTTATATTTTTTTATGCCTGTTTACCCAAGTCAGGAAATTTTCGAAGAGTTTTTTGCTGCCTTTACCGAGTATAAAAATAAATGCGCATTTTATATCGGTCTTGAAAATATAATCAACAAACCTAAAAATATTTTGAATTCATTTTTATTTTATACATTTGCCGAAAAGAAAGAACACCGGTTAGCTGCCGGAATGAATGCAAACATAGAAGCATTAAAGGATGAATTAAAAGAAGGAGGATTTTGTGCTTTCTCGATATAA
- the gatC gene encoding Asp-tRNA(Asn)/Glu-tRNA(Gln) amidotransferase subunit GatC, whose amino-acid sequence MEKNSNKISKEVFSTLLYLSRLSLGKEEETRLAGQVNSLVGYFEILDKFADSNLDSSMYATHDESALRSDEVKEGLAQKDLKKMTSEYMDNYFRVPKVLGSGA is encoded by the coding sequence ATGGAAAAAAATAGCAATAAAATATCAAAAGAAGTCTTTTCGACTCTTTTGTATCTTTCCCGCCTTTCTTTAGGGAAAGAAGAAGAAACCCGCTTAGCCGGACAGGTAAATAGCTTGGTAGGTTATTTCGAAATCTTGGATAAATTTGCCGACAGCAATTTGGATTCATCAATGTATGCAACCCACGATGAATCAGCCTTACGCTCCGATGAAGTAAAAGAAGGTCTTGCTCAAAAAGACTTAAAAAAGATGACCTCGGAATATATGGATAATTATTTTAGAGTTCCCAAGGTTTTGGGTTCAGGAGCTTAG
- the gatA gene encoding Asp-tRNA(Asn)/Glu-tRNA(Gln) amidotransferase subunit GatA: MITNLTFTQLRDKLKNKELSSLEILRAFKAEYEKDLKQPLPLNGFVEFFEDAEEHAKKADELIAKGVSFDEKPLLGLPIAVKDNISMAGKLCTCCSRSLQGYYAPYNATVIDRLVEAGAVLMGRINMDELAMGSSTEFSCYGPSRNPVDRERTPGGSSGGSAAVVAGNQAPFSLGTETGGSVRLPASYCGIYGLKPTYGLFSRYGVAAFSSSLDQVGLFGKEAADIALGIAIMAGKDENDETSEEADFSSLLNLSAYSKKEIASLKFAIPKEFLNTEGLDKEVKQVFDEVCAWLTKNGAKLEEVSIPVLEASIPTYYTLAISEGASNLSRIDGIRFGLRKDAGKGNDELYIQTRSEGFGPEVKRRIITGNYVLSKEFSGDCYEKSLNVRAKIAQGVNEVLQKYDFIICPTAPAPAFKLNEKVDDPIAMYLSDLFTTFVNLARIPSLSVPAGKTKAGLPVGIQFCGKKFSEENILKLAKAWEEDHA, encoded by the coding sequence ATGATAACGAATTTGACATTTACTCAGCTGCGTGACAAACTAAAAAATAAAGAGCTTTCTTCCCTCGAAATTCTTAGAGCATTTAAAGCCGAATATGAAAAAGATTTAAAACAACCTCTTCCTTTAAACGGGTTTGTCGAATTTTTTGAAGACGCAGAAGAACATGCAAAGAAGGCGGATGAGCTTATTGCTAAAGGCGTTTCCTTTGACGAAAAACCACTTTTAGGCCTGCCCATTGCGGTAAAAGATAATATCTCAATGGCAGGAAAACTATGCACCTGCTGCAGCCGCTCATTACAAGGATATTATGCTCCATATAATGCAACGGTAATCGACCGATTGGTAGAGGCAGGCGCCGTTTTAATGGGAAGGATAAATATGGATGAACTCGCCATGGGTTCTTCAACCGAATTTTCATGCTACGGCCCGTCAAGAAATCCCGTTGACAGGGAAAGAACGCCGGGCGGAAGCTCTGGAGGCTCGGCTGCCGTAGTTGCAGGAAATCAGGCACCTTTTTCTCTCGGAACGGAAACGGGAGGCTCGGTTCGGCTTCCGGCTTCATATTGCGGAATTTACGGCCTTAAACCGACATACGGACTTTTCAGCCGATACGGGGTAGCAGCCTTCAGTTCTTCCTTAGACCAAGTAGGCCTTTTCGGAAAAGAAGCCGCCGATATAGCCCTCGGCATAGCCATCATGGCAGGCAAGGACGAAAATGACGAAACTTCGGAAGAAGCCGATTTTTCTTCATTATTAAATCTTTCTGCCTATTCAAAAAAAGAAATCGCCTCATTAAAATTTGCAATCCCCAAGGAATTTTTAAATACGGAAGGCTTGGATAAGGAAGTCAAACAAGTCTTTGATGAAGTATGTGCATGGCTTACCAAGAATGGGGCAAAACTTGAAGAAGTTTCCATTCCTGTTTTGGAAGCCTCAATTCCTACTTATTATACTCTTGCAATCTCGGAGGGAGCGAGCAATCTCTCGCGCATAGACGGCATAAGGTTCGGCCTCCGCAAAGATGCCGGTAAGGGAAATGACGAGCTTTATATTCAAACAAGAAGCGAAGGTTTCGGCCCTGAGGTTAAAAGACGCATTATAACCGGCAACTATGTTCTTTCAAAAGAATTTTCAGGCGACTGTTACGAAAAAAGCTTAAACGTAAGGGCAAAAATAGCTCAAGGCGTAAATGAAGTTTTACAAAAATATGACTTTATAATCTGTCCGACAGCTCCGGCTCCGGCCTTTAAACTTAACGAAAAAGTAGATGATCCTATCGCTATGTACCTTTCGGACCTTTTTACAACCTTTGTAAACCTTGCCCGCATTCCGTCCCTTTCGGTTCCGGCAGGAAAAACAAAGGCAGGACTTCCGGTAGGCATTCAGTTTTGCGGAAAGAAATTTTCGGAAGAGAACATCTTAAAACTTGCAAAGGCCTGGGAGGAAGATCATGCTTAA
- the gatB gene encoding Asp-tRNA(Asn)/Glu-tRNA(Gln) amidotransferase subunit GatB, whose protein sequence is MLKHGNLEYEIIIGCEIHCQLLTKTKAFCSCENRYGGIPNTRVCPSCLGLPGALPRVSKEYVEFGIKAGHALGCRINNFSKFDRKHYFYPDLVKGYQITQFYTPLCEEGEVEINLAAQNEEPKFKKVRIERIHLEEDVGKSLHIEGSHSYIDFNRSGVPLIEIVSKPDMSTPDEAARYMQTIREILKFVGVTDGNMEEGALRCDANINLKIIDNGVEFRTPISEIKNMNSFKAVKDACTYEVSRQLDEYTSENRIAFKQGFKRTMGWDEPSGQTVIQRTKTIAEDYRFMPEPDLRALELSDEFIKEVSDSVGELPEAKRLRFKKEYHLSEFDVQTLTSERDLAEWFEEAAKKSSSPKKCANWILAEVLAVLNETNSSLSDLKFGPCAIAELVNVIEEGKITSKQAKDVFAEMIALGKKPSAIIAEKGMEQVSDSSFIEKIVEEVFAENTEAVQDWKNGKTNVAGWLMGQVMKKSGGKANPKQAAELVNKRLAQ, encoded by the coding sequence ATGCTTAAACACGGCAATTTAGAATACGAAATAATTATCGGCTGCGAAATACACTGCCAACTTTTAACCAAAACAAAGGCTTTTTGTTCTTGCGAAAACCGTTACGGCGGCATTCCGAATACGCGGGTTTGCCCCTCCTGTCTCGGACTTCCGGGAGCCCTCCCCAGAGTAAGCAAGGAATATGTAGAGTTCGGAATTAAGGCAGGGCACGCCCTCGGCTGCAGGATAAATAATTTTTCCAAATTTGACAGAAAACATTATTTTTATCCCGACCTTGTAAAGGGCTATCAGATAACTCAATTTTACACACCTCTATGCGAAGAAGGCGAAGTCGAAATTAACCTCGCCGCTCAAAATGAGGAGCCTAAATTTAAGAAAGTGAGAATCGAGCGCATCCACTTGGAGGAAGATGTCGGTAAGAGTCTTCATATAGAAGGTTCACACAGCTACATCGATTTTAACCGATCAGGAGTTCCTCTAATCGAAATTGTTTCAAAGCCCGATATGTCAACTCCCGATGAGGCTGCCCGCTACATGCAGACAATCAGGGAGATTTTAAAATTCGTCGGCGTTACTGACGGAAACATGGAAGAAGGAGCCCTGCGCTGCGATGCAAACATAAACTTAAAAATCATCGACAACGGCGTAGAGTTTAGAACCCCTATTTCGGAAATAAAAAATATGAACTCCTTTAAGGCTGTAAAGGATGCCTGCACCTATGAGGTTTCCCGCCAATTGGATGAATACACGAGCGAGAACCGAATTGCTTTTAAGCAGGGCTTTAAACGAACCATGGGCTGGGACGAACCTTCAGGGCAGACTGTAATTCAGCGTACAAAAACAATAGCCGAAGACTACCGCTTTATGCCCGAACCGGATTTAAGAGCTCTGGAATTGAGCGATGAGTTTATCAAAGAGGTGAGCGATTCGGTCGGAGAATTACCGGAAGCAAAACGGCTTCGGTTTAAAAAAGAATACCACTTGTCGGAATTCGATGTTCAGACCCTTACCTCGGAAAGAGATTTGGCGGAATGGTTTGAAGAGGCGGCAAAAAAATCTTCTTCTCCCAAAAAATGCGCCAACTGGATTTTGGCTGAAGTTTTGGCTGTTTTAAACGAAACAAACTCTTCTCTCTCCGATTTAAAATTCGGACCCTGTGCTATAGCAGAACTTGTAAATGTTATTGAAGAAGGAAAAATAACAAGCAAGCAGGCAAAGGATGTTTTTGCCGAGATGATAGCTCTCGGTAAAAAACCGTCTGCCATAATCGCCGAAAAAGGCATGGAACAGGTGAGCGACTCTTCCTTTATCGAAAAAATCGTAGAAGAAGTTTTTGCCGAAAACACCGAAGCCGTCCAAGACTGGAAAAACGGAAAGACCAATGTTGCAGGCTGGCTTATGGGACAGGTTATGAAAAAATCCGGCGGCAAGGCTAACCCGAAGCAAGCTGCCGAACTTGTAAACAAACGCCTGGCACAGTAA
- a CDS encoding YfbM family protein: protein MGMIANYQYLSDENLKQLKSFNAEEDEIFENVEEWNEEAKLLLDIDKMWDALHFVLTGIDSSKPIENDPLSEAVVGVSPIDGIEDFIAYTEKSRIKDIISALDNFDIEKAMNNFSMKECKKADLYPNIWDYEEEADEIKEELTDCFQNMKEFYKQVLEADGNVLVTIY from the coding sequence ATGGGAATGATAGCAAACTATCAATATTTAAGTGATGAGAATTTAAAACAGCTCAAATCTTTTAATGCGGAAGAAGATGAAATCTTTGAGAATGTAGAAGAGTGGAATGAAGAAGCAAAACTGCTGCTGGATATAGATAAGATGTGGGATGCACTTCATTTTGTGCTTACTGGTATCGATAGCAGCAAACCGATAGAAAATGACCCTCTTAGTGAAGCTGTTGTAGGCGTATCTCCTATTGATGGCATAGAAGATTTTATAGCTTACACCGAAAAGTCAAGAATTAAAGACATCATTTCAGCTCTCGATAATTTTGATATAGAAAAAGCTATGAATAATTTCAGTATGAAAGAATGCAAAAAAGCGGATTTATATCCGAACATTTGGGATTATGAAGAAGAAGCTGATGAAATAAAAGAGGAATTAACCGACTGTTTTCAAAATATGAAAGAATTTTACAAGCAAGTGCTCGAAGCTGACGGCAATGTATTGGTTACCATTTATTAA
- a CDS encoding alpha/beta fold hydrolase, with protein MIFHEFGNKNFPHILLIHGGGNSWWNYFWQARILSDEFHVILPTLDGHGEEYQKNYISTENSAQQIMAYIKNNCDGKLFALGGVSLGGQIAIELLSLDSDIAQKAIIDGSICIPQPKLARISTIIVKLFGKLMFSKSACKIQLSLMKKMYPNMAYPEEIENYYMEDMPRITIKTLVTMYQTYMGGYRLKCAITESKAQVLYIYGEKEMSCVKESAKLFQKMHPNCTIYEAKGYNHGYLSAYLPLEWMELVNPFLKTNVQFKN; from the coding sequence ATGATATTTCATGAATTTGGCAATAAAAATTTTCCTCATATATTATTGATACACGGTGGAGGTAATTCCTGGTGGAATTATTTTTGGCAAGCTCGTATATTATCAGACGAATTCCATGTAATTTTACCAACACTTGATGGTCATGGAGAAGAATATCAAAAAAATTATATTTCAACTGAAAATTCCGCACAGCAAATCATGGCTTATATAAAAAATAATTGTGATGGAAAATTGTTTGCCTTAGGCGGTGTTTCTCTGGGTGGTCAAATTGCAATTGAGTTATTATCATTAGATAGTGATATAGCTCAGAAAGCGATAATAGATGGGAGTATTTGTATTCCTCAGCCAAAATTAGCGCGAATTAGTACAATTATTGTAAAACTATTTGGGAAACTGATGTTTAGTAAATCGGCCTGTAAAATTCAATTAAGTTTAATGAAAAAAATGTATCCCAATATGGCCTATCCGGAAGAAATAGAAAACTATTATATGGAGGATATGCCAAGGATTACCATTAAAACATTAGTGACTATGTACCAAACATATATGGGCGGGTATAGACTTAAATGTGCTATTACAGAAAGCAAAGCACAGGTTTTATATATTTATGGTGAAAAAGAAATGAGCTGTGTTAAAGAATCTGCTAAACTGTTTCAAAAAATGCATCCTAATTGTACCATCTATGAAGCTAAAGGTTATAATCATGGATATCTATCAGCTTATCTACCTTTAGAGTGGATGGAACTGGTTAATCCATTTTTGAAAACTAATGTTCAATTTAAAAACTAA